The Molothrus ater isolate BHLD 08-10-18 breed brown headed cowbird chromosome 9, BPBGC_Mater_1.1, whole genome shotgun sequence genome includes a region encoding these proteins:
- the ATP6V1G3 gene encoding V-type proton ATPase subunit G 3, which produces MTSQSQGIQQLLQAEKRAKDKLEEAKKRKGKRLKQAKEEATAEIDHYRLQREKEFRNKETNVMGSQGNLSAKIEEQTTEAIRNLTSSYHRNMESMMKKLLSTIFDISPEIHPNFRPAV; this is translated from the exons ATGACCAGCCAGTCTCAGGGAATCCAGCAGCTTTTGCAGGCAGAAAAACGTGCCAAGGACAAACTGGAGGAAGCCAAAAAAA GAAAGGGTAAAAGGCTGAAGCAGGCCAAGGAAGAAGCCACAGCTGAGATAGACCACTACAGACTACAGAGGGAGAAGGAATTtagaaacaaggaaacaaat GTAATGGGCTCCCAAGGTAACCTCTCTGCCAAAATAGAAGAGCAAACAACAGAAGCCATCCGAAACCTCACAAGCAGCTACCACAGGAACATGGAGAGCATGATGAAAAAACTCTTGAGCACAATATTTGACATCAGCCCTGAAATTCACCCAAACTTCAGACCTGCAGTTTAA